The sequence TATGCTTCTTTCAGCTTTGATGCCTCAGTTTCCCAGATATTTTCTCCCTTGCTAAACGGTGCAGAACTTCATCTTATTTCCGATGATATCAGACTCAATCCCGTGAAAATAAATGAATATCTTGAAGAAAATCAAATTATTTATATCGATCTTCCCACCCCTATGTGTGAACAGTTCCTTGAAATGTGCGACAATAATTCTCTCAAGGTGATGACCACAGGCGGTGAAAAGCTAAAGAAATACAGCCTGCCTAAATTTCGGCTGGTTGATGAATATGGTCCTACAGAAAACACAGTAATATCCACACATATCCATTTGGATAAAAAATGGCTTAAATCCCCCATTGGAAAACCAGTTCCCAACACCCGTGCATATATTCTTGACCGGTATAAAAATCCTCAGCCCCTTGGTGTGTCCGGAGAACTTTATCTCGCCGGAGCTGGTCTTGCCAGAGGATATCTGAATCGGCCCGAGCTTACGCTTGAAAAATTTGTAGCTGATCCTTTTTTCCCCGGGCAGAAAATGTACCGGACAGGAGATCTCGCAAAATGGCTTCCAGATGGCAATATAGATTTTCTGGGCCGGATAGATTTTCAGGTAAAAATCAGAGGATACCGGATAGAGCTTGAAGAAATTGAAGCACGAATAGTAAAGCTGCCTCATGTCACAAATGCTGTGGTTGATGTCAGAGAGGATAATACCGGATCACCCTTTTTATGTGCATGGGTTGAAACAGCGAAAGAAAACGGGTTTTCAGACATACAGGCCAGCTTAAAAGCAGATATGCCGGACTATATGGTTCCTTCATTTATTACCGCCATTGATAATCTTCCTATGAACAGTTCAGGAAAAGTAGACCGGAGAGCGTTGCCGGAACCCGATCTTGAATCCCAAAGACAAACCGAATATGAACCTCCCAAAACCGAAACAGAGAAAAAACTATCCCTTATCTGGGAAAAAATACTGGGCATAAAGAAAATCAGTGCCAATGATAGCTTTCTATCTCTGGGCGGCCACTCATTGAAAGCTTTGACCATGCAATACCGGATACAAAAAGTTTTCAAGATCAACCTTCCCATATCAGAAATTTTTAAACTGCAAACATTGAGAAGAACTGCCGCCTTTATTGAACAGTTGAAAGACAACAAAGAAGACGGAATAAAATCGGTACCTGTCCGTAATTTTTACCCGGTAACGTCTGCCCAGAAAAGACTCTACCTGATTCACCAGATGGGAAATGTGGACACGGCATACAATATCCCCCTTGTCATGAGAATGCAGGGTCCTCTGGATCATGTGAAACTGGGAGCCGCCATTGATGAACTTGTTTTGCGTCATGAAATTCTGCGCACAGATTTTAAACTAGAAAAAGGAATTCCGGTGCTGAAAGTTCATCAGGAAGTGGCTCCTAAAAGAGTTTTTGCCGAAACTTCTCCCAATAATGTGCAAGCCCAGATAAGAGATTTTGTAAAACCGTTTGATCTGGAAAATGCTCCTCTGTTCAGAACAGCATTGTTCAGGGAATCTGCTGACAGCCATATATTTGTTTTTGATGTTCACCATATCATTATGGATGGGCTTTCAGTTTCCATTCTTATGAAGGAATTATGGGATATTTACGACGGCAACGAACTGCCCGCACTCGAGTTCAGCTATAAAGATTTTTCAGTATGGCTGCAGGAAACCAACGTAGGCGGCAGATTACCTAAACAACAAACGTATTGGCTGGATGTTTTTAAAGGGTTTAGCCAGACTATGGAATTTGAAGCTGACCATGTGCGGAAAGCCTCCATGGATTACAGCGGAGGTCGCCTGCTCTTTGACGTATCCAAAAACGTCAAAAACAGATTGGCAAAAGTTGCTGAGAAATCAGGGGTTACTCTGTTTACAACTATGCTCGCAGCCTACGGAATCTTTTTAATGCGTCATACCTCCTGCACAGACCTTGTTGTGGGAATTCCGTCATCAGGCCGCACCATCCCGGAAGTGGAAAATATGCTGGGCATGTTTGTCGGAACTATGCCGCTAAGATTGTTCCCGAATAAAAACACTCCGATAAAAGATTACCTTTCGTCGGTAAACCAGACGGTCATGGGTGCTTTGGATAATCAGGATTACCCTCTGGAAGACCTTGTTGAAAAGCTTGGCGTAAAAAGGGAACCCGGAAGGACTCCACTGCTTGATGTCCTTTTTACTCTCAGAGAAATGCCATCGACAATGAAAACGGGAGAACTTTCGATTTCGCCTGTGGATTATGATCCGGGAGTTTCCAAGTTCGATCAAACCTTTGAAGCCATCATTCATGAAGAAGGCATTCAACTAAAAATTGAATATAAAAAAGCTTTGTTTGACGAAGAAACCGTGCTTGGCTGGGGAGATCAGTATATTCAGCTTTTAGAGCAAATCTGTGAACACCCAGATAAAACGGTTGGTGAATATGATATAATTCTGCCTCGGGAACGAAAATTTCTTCTAGAAGAATTCAATGATACCAGAGTGCCATGTCCGAATCAGACTGTGACCGATTGTTTTTGTCAGCAGGCCAAGCTAACACCGGAAGCCGTTGCTATTAAACAAGAAGACAGGACCATTTCATTCGGCGAATTAGACCTCCTGACCAATCGGCTTGCCAATAGACTTAGAGCCGAGGGCGTGTGTTCGGGGCAGGTTGTAGGAGTAGTAGGTTCAGCTTCCATTGAATTTATTGTCGGTATTATGGGCATTCTGAAAGCTGGGGGAGCATATGTTCCTGTTGATGTAGGCTACCCTGCTGAGAGAATAAATTTTATGATGCAGGAAGCCGATGTCCGGATTGTTTTGACAACATCAGGCAATGATCAGGCTCAAAAACTGGACCCGTCTTTAACCTGTCTGAAACTTGAAGATGAACAAACGTATTCGAATAATGACCTCATGCCGGATTCCGGCAGTAATCCGTCTGACCCCATTTACATCATCTATACATCCGGCTCCACGGGTAAACCTAAAGGAGTAATGGTAACCCACAAAGGGGTTCTTAATTATTTGCTATGGGTAAAAAGATGTTTACTTCAAGATCAGGTCTTTGACGTCCCGCTTTATTCTTCACTTTCATTTGACCTTGTTGTCACCTCAGTATTTCTTCCTCTTTTGACTGGTTCCCGTATGGTTATTTATCCGGGAGAGGATAAAAGCGGGTTGGTAGAGAAAATTATCAGGGAAAATGAAGTCGATGTATTGAAAATGACTCCAAGCCATCTGGCACTCCTTGAGATGGTTGATTGTCAGAGCACCCGTGTAAAGAAGCTGATTGTAGGTGGTGAAAATCTAAGTACAGATCTATGCCGCCGGGTTCTTGCAAAATTCCCGCAGGGACTTTCAATCATAAATGAATACGGCCCCACAGAAGCATCCGTGGCCTGTTCATGGCATGCTTTCAATCCCGCAACTGACAGAGGGGGAGCTGTCCCCATTGGAATCCCTGCCGACAATGCTCGGTTGTATATACTTGACGAAGACCTGCGCCTCGTTCCACGGGGAGCTGTGGGTGAATTATACATCGCTGGTGACGGACTGGCTGATTGTTATGTCAATCGGCAAGATCTCACCGATCTGGCCTTTTTGCCTGATCCATTTATTTCCGGCGAAAGAATGTACAAAACAGGAGATCTTGTTCGTATGTCTGTTCAGGGACGAATTGTTTATCTGGGCAGAAAAGATCATCAGGTGAAAATAAGAGGGTACAGAATTGAAACCTCTGAGATAGAAAATGTACTGGGAAGATACCCTTCTGTGAAGGATACTTATGTGTTGGCCGTGGCTGGTGATAATTTAGAAGATTCATTTTTATGCGGCTATTATACCGGCCCTCAGAAAATAGCTCAGGCAGAATTAAAAGATTTTCTACTCCAAGAACTGCCCGGCTATATGGTCCCTTCCCACTTAATTTATCTGGATAATATACCGGTAACAGCCAACGGCAAAGTCGATCGCCGCGCACTCCCTATGCCCGGTAATGACACGAGTGAAAAAAGACAGATTGTTAAGCCTCATTCAGAGGTGGAAAAGAAAGTTTTGGATGGATTTTGCAACATTCTCAAGAAAAAAAATATCAGTATGACTGACAACTTTTTTGATATGGGAGGAAACTCACTCAAGGCTGTAACCCTTATCTATGAGTTGAAAAAGCATGTGGAAATCGGAGTGAATGATATTTTCAAATATCAGACGCCGGAACGACTGGCCCGCAATGTCAGACCTCTTGAAAATAATCTAATGAAAAAATTGCTTGATGTTAAAGAAAGATTCGGGACCGGACCGGATTCAGAGATCGAAAAATCTTTTGCACAGATGGAATCATCCTATAAAAACCAGTATACGCCATATGAAAATTTGGATCTTTCTGATCAGCAGCAATATGAATCTGTGCTGTTAACTGGTGTTACCGGATTTTTAGGAATTTTCCTTTTAAACGGATTACTGACAACGGGAACTTCCCGTATCCATCTGATCATCCGAGCCAAAGACAGTGATACGGCCCGTGCAAGGCTTGACTCCAAATGGGAGTATTACTTCAAGAGCACCATGCCGAAATCATATAAAGACAGAATTAAAATCCATGCCGGGGATCTTTCCAGTGAAAGACTGGGGCTGGATGTAGCCGACTGGGAAAAACTTGCACAAGAAGTGGATTGTATTATTAATGCTGCGGCCCTTGTAAAACATTACGGGCATTATGAAGAATTTGTAACGGCAAATGTGGTGTCTGCCAGCAACCTGATCGAATTTGCTCTTCATGACAGAGATAAAGTCCTACACCAAATTTCAACCACTTCGGTAGGACTGGGAAATATCGATGATAAAAAAACTTTTCTGTTCACAGAATTTGATACTGACGCTGGACAGAAAACAGATAATTTTTACCTGACCACAAAACTTGAAGCGGAAAAACAGATTATTTCGGCAAGGCAGCAAGGACTGACAGCCAATATCTACAGGGTTTCCAACATTGTTTTTGATTCCATTAACGGACGCTTTCAGGAAAACATCGAAGACAACGGATTTTTCAGGCAGGTAAAATCCTATGTTGCCATAGGCGCAGTCCCCGAAGGTATGGACAGAAGTGATTTTTCCTTTGTTGATCAGGTTGCCGGAGCAATTCTCACCCTGTTTGACAGGCCTGCACTGTTCAATGAGATTTTTCATATACAGCATGAAACAAAACAAAGTGTTGCCGAATTGCTGGAAGATCCTGCTCTGAACCTGCCCACACAACGAATGCGTATTCCGCAGTTTATTGATTTCCTAATGGAAAAATTAAATTTTGACGAATATCGCGAAGATATTGAATCTCTTCTGCTTCATCTGGGTTGGCTGGAGAAAAAGACCGCGCAGACAACCACTATGATCAGCTCTGATAAAACCATTCTAGTACTCAAAAAGCTTGGCTTTGAATGGCCTTCTCTAAATCCTGAAACGGCCCGCAAATTTATTTTGGAAGCTTTAAAAAAACGCATGGAATTTTTGAAGAGTATCAGAGCCTTTACCGGTCTGCCCACTCAGGCAATAGAAGGGCTGGCGCTTA is a genomic window of Maridesulfovibrio ferrireducens containing:
- a CDS encoding non-ribosomal peptide synthetase, which gives rise to MKNKKSEHKLYDLSHPQKRIWYSEKTYPGVGAANLVFLVKFDFKADNTILESAINAVIKAHQGIRMRITELTEQETVRPCQYIEPHKDKLFDVYDFHVPGGTAKLKNWTGDQTSQPFEFLDSDLFYFALLRHDDGKSGYYMKLHHIVSDGGTLLLFLRDIKNTYFRFLEGKTADFSTTNSYLDYLTYEQKYLNSARYNEDKLYWEEEMLPLPEEINLSGSRSTDDSIAAGKKTLAFDNSLRAGMRKWAKENKTSVFKLVYTAVSIYTSRITGIDDFVLPTFNHNRSIKEQYEMAGMFISTIPVRIRMKGDEVFGPLVKTVGNQMNYLIKERQKYPFDELVVNLRNKSGIDPSFFLNVSVIGHQDVLFEDLSVEHIQPPYEAGGLSIHVNPENKDILGILELEFDYKEALYSEASIETIFKGICNIISAGIKQPDLKIKDLPIIDKAQINQVIHGFNVTKEAYNLKTTLVHMFDKQVENYGDSPALVLNDEKLTYNELASKADSLAFKLHEAGVGPETIVGLIAGKRIESIIAMLAILKAGGAYLPIDPKYPEDRILYILKDSGAKLLLAHCDEVPNSYTDNYFDLSNSSLFTAKAEKLPIRTNAGNAAYIIYTSGSTGRPKGVVIEHRNVVNLVNWHSRAYGITAGVKTAEYASFSFDASVSQIFSPLLNGAELHLISDDIRLNPVKINEYLEENQIIYIDLPTPMCEQFLEMCDNNSLKVMTTGGEKLKKYSLPKFRLVDEYGPTENTVISTHIHLDKKWLKSPIGKPVPNTRAYILDRYKNPQPLGVSGELYLAGAGLARGYLNRPELTLEKFVADPFFPGQKMYRTGDLAKWLPDGNIDFLGRIDFQVKIRGYRIELEEIEARIVKLPHVTNAVVDVREDNTGSPFLCAWVETAKENGFSDIQASLKADMPDYMVPSFITAIDNLPMNSSGKVDRRALPEPDLESQRQTEYEPPKTETEKKLSLIWEKILGIKKISANDSFLSLGGHSLKALTMQYRIQKVFKINLPISEIFKLQTLRRTAAFIEQLKDNKEDGIKSVPVRNFYPVTSAQKRLYLIHQMGNVDTAYNIPLVMRMQGPLDHVKLGAAIDELVLRHEILRTDFKLEKGIPVLKVHQEVAPKRVFAETSPNNVQAQIRDFVKPFDLENAPLFRTALFRESADSHIFVFDVHHIIMDGLSVSILMKELWDIYDGNELPALEFSYKDFSVWLQETNVGGRLPKQQTYWLDVFKGFSQTMEFEADHVRKASMDYSGGRLLFDVSKNVKNRLAKVAEKSGVTLFTTMLAAYGIFLMRHTSCTDLVVGIPSSGRTIPEVENMLGMFVGTMPLRLFPNKNTPIKDYLSSVNQTVMGALDNQDYPLEDLVEKLGVKREPGRTPLLDVLFTLREMPSTMKTGELSISPVDYDPGVSKFDQTFEAIIHEEGIQLKIEYKKALFDEETVLGWGDQYIQLLEQICEHPDKTVGEYDIILPRERKFLLEEFNDTRVPCPNQTVTDCFCQQAKLTPEAVAIKQEDRTISFGELDLLTNRLANRLRAEGVCSGQVVGVVGSASIEFIVGIMGILKAGGAYVPVDVGYPAERINFMMQEADVRIVLTTSGNDQAQKLDPSLTCLKLEDEQTYSNNDLMPDSGSNPSDPIYIIYTSGSTGKPKGVMVTHKGVLNYLLWVKRCLLQDQVFDVPLYSSLSFDLVVTSVFLPLLTGSRMVIYPGEDKSGLVEKIIRENEVDVLKMTPSHLALLEMVDCQSTRVKKLIVGGENLSTDLCRRVLAKFPQGLSIINEYGPTEASVACSWHAFNPATDRGGAVPIGIPADNARLYILDEDLRLVPRGAVGELYIAGDGLADCYVNRQDLTDLAFLPDPFISGERMYKTGDLVRMSVQGRIVYLGRKDHQVKIRGYRIETSEIENVLGRYPSVKDTYVLAVAGDNLEDSFLCGYYTGPQKIAQAELKDFLLQELPGYMVPSHLIYLDNIPVTANGKVDRRALPMPGNDTSEKRQIVKPHSEVEKKVLDGFCNILKKKNISMTDNFFDMGGNSLKAVTLIYELKKHVEIGVNDIFKYQTPERLARNVRPLENNLMKKLLDVKERFGTGPDSEIEKSFAQMESSYKNQYTPYENLDLSDQQQYESVLLTGVTGFLGIFLLNGLLTTGTSRIHLIIRAKDSDTARARLDSKWEYYFKSTMPKSYKDRIKIHAGDLSSERLGLDVADWEKLAQEVDCIINAAALVKHYGHYEEFVTANVVSASNLIEFALHDRDKVLHQISTTSVGLGNIDDKKTFLFTEFDTDAGQKTDNFYLTTKLEAEKQIISARQQGLTANIYRVSNIVFDSINGRFQENIEDNGFFRQVKSYVAIGAVPEGMDRSDFSFVDQVAGAILTLFDRPALFNEIFHIQHETKQSVAELLEDPALNLPTQRMRIPQFIDFLMEKLNFDEYREDIESLLLHLGWLEKKTAQTTTMISSDKTILVLKKLGFEWPSLNPETARKFILEALKKRMEFLKSIRAFTGLPTQAIEGLALKSRHEVFAENGLIQMEGDAATNIFLIVKGFVEISKRSHSGWAGTIKIAHAGDFVAVQNFSEDKGASITIEAIMGEAQVVILNREALFAQIVQTPELAVKVMQVMARQHRDLEQLLVYSS